ATGGAATCAATATTCAGCTCTAACGCGAAATTTTCCCGCATACAATCTCTAAAAATGCCTTTTAAATAATCATTAAATGCCATTATATCTCCCCGATTAAAATTTGACCCATTATATGGTTAAAACACTTAAAAATCAATGAAATTTAGGGATTTACGGATGAAACAAGAATTAAGTCTATGCCTGATTTTTAGGATAAAAAGTTTAATCTTATTAAATCCCCCGTTATTTTTACCGCTTTCGGACGGATCCGTTGCAAACACGTCTGCAGAAAATCATCTGTTTAAATAAAGTTGAAATTCTTCGGGAGCTAAAACAGGAATGGCTGAGTGTTTATAGTCTTTTTTATTACCTGTTATAATGCAGTCCGCCTTTACGCCGATTGCCGAATAGTACTGCAGCGCGTCTTCAAAGTCTTTAAAATCAGATACTATAGCCATATCAACAGTTTTCGCGTCAACAGGCGCTATATCAAAAAGCATCCGGATTTTTTCCAGAATTTTTATTGCATTAGTCCTGTTTGTTTCTTTTTCAATAATATAATGAATTATACTAATGCTTACAGATGACAGATACGTTTTCAGGCCATGCCTTTTTGCCGCCGCTACCGCAGCCATTGAAGCGTTATACGAACCCTTTCTTGCAAGATGGATATCCAGTATTACGTTGGCGTCAAAAAGAACAGTTTTCATCTGTATTTTTTCCATATATGCTTTTTGTAGACTTCTTTAGGGTTATAATCATGTTCTTTTCCGTATATTACACCGGAAATTTCTTTTAAAACAGGCAAGTCATCATAATTATCTTCGTTCTGTACCGTAAGGGATTCAAAATACGAAGCAGCCATTTTGGATACAGAAGTTTTATTCTTTTTTGCGGTTAGTTTCGCTTTTTTAATTGTCTTTTCATCAAGCAGAAGCGTAAGTTTTGTCATAACCACCTCCTATACGTATAAACATATCATTTTAATACGTATAAGTCAAGACTTCGCCTTACTTGTATTTTCTTTAATCCGTATTTGCCGAATAAAA
This DNA window, taken from Candidatus Goldiibacteriota bacterium, encodes the following:
- a CDS encoding PIN domain-containing protein, which codes for MEKIQMKTVLFDANVILDIHLARKGSYNASMAAVAAAKRHGLKTYLSSVSISIIHYIIEKETNRTNAIKILEKIRMLFDIAPVDAKTVDMAIVSDFKDFEDALQYYSAIGVKADCIITGNKKDYKHSAIPVLAPEEFQLYLNR